In Aerosakkonema funiforme FACHB-1375, the DNA window ATTCATGACGCGATCGACTTTATTAAAAAATGCTTCTTCAGAAAAATGATCCACAGCATGACTGCGGATTTTGCTGTAGTCCCATGCAATTTCCCTGGCATTATATAGTGCATCTAGCAGTGCATCCGGTGTTTGGCGTTTGAAGAAAACTCCTGTTTGTCCCGGTATTTGAGTATCCAATACGCCACCCGCACCGTAGGCAATTACTGGTGTTCCGCTAGCATTTGCTTCCACTGGCACCAATCCGTAGTCTTCCAGAGCTGCTACGATTACAGAGCGAGCTTTTGCCATTAAATTACTGCGTTCTGCATCGCTAACATATCCCAAAAACTCAACATTTTTCAATGCTTTAGATTCTAGGCGTTCTCTTTCCGGGCCCTCACCTAATATGCGTAACGGCCATTTCAGCCAATTAAAAGCTTCGACAATCGTATCGATTCGCTTGTAGCTGAGCAAGCGAGCTGAGGAAAGATAAAAGTTATCTTTTTGTTCGGAAAAAGTGAACTTATTAGTGTCTATAGGATAATTTATAAAAATGGCTCGCTTACGGTAATATTTTTGGATGCGCCGAGCTACAACGCTAGAATTGGCGATGTAAAGGTCTGGTTCCTGTGCGTATTCCAGATCTACCTTGCGGAGCATTTGGAAAATCGGTTCGATTACAGGAGCGAAACGTTGATAATCTGCATATTCTCGCAGATATGTTTCCGTATCCCACAAAAAGCGGGTGATGTTGTGGCAAAAGCAAACGTGCAGTGCTTTGGGAGATTTTTTAACTGCTTTGGCAAAGCTGCTGCTACTGCTGATAATCAGATCGTAGTCTTGCAAATCCAGGGCGCGAAATGCAGGAAAATATAAAGGAGCCAGCAGTCG includes these proteins:
- a CDS encoding glycosyltransferase, which encodes MKIALVHDYLTQRGGAERVFELLCKRYPDADIFTSLYDPQRTIDLGDRAVHTTALQKIPKAAKYFRLLAPLYFPAFRALDLQDYDLIISSSSSFAKAVKKSPKALHVCFCHNITRFLWDTETYLREYADYQRFAPVIEPIFQMLRKVDLEYAQEPDLYIANSSVVARRIQKYYRKRAIFINYPIDTNKFTFSEQKDNFYLSSARLLSYKRIDTIVEAFNWLKWPLRILGEGPERERLESKALKNVEFLGYVSDAERSNLMAKARSVIVAALEDYGLVPVEANASGTPVIAYGAGGVLDTQIPGQTGVFFKRQTPDALLDALYNAREIAWDYSKIRSHAVDHFSEEAFFNKVDRVMNKVCGLRQS